From the Hordeum vulgare subsp. vulgare chromosome 1H, MorexV3_pseudomolecules_assembly, whole genome shotgun sequence genome, the window AATTCACATTGGTGTCTAGCACTTTGCTGCACAGAGATCTCCTCAGACGATTAGACGTGGCCATGCATTTTTGGATATTAAAGCATGAAAAATGTTCGGATTGATTGGGGGAATCTGTGTGCGGTGTGATGCCGATCACACTCCTGTTCGTCTCCAAATCACCACAAAACCACGCAAAGTCTGTGGCATCGCGTGCACGGTGGGATCAATGCGATCGCGTGATATATAGTACCAACACTGAAGCGTGCATAGCATAAGCATAACCCGTCGAGGAAGAGTGGAGGGAGGGGGATCGCCGGTGGTTACGTACccgagggagcggaggaggatgAAGGCGAGGCGCGTGACGAGGTAGGTCTCGGCGGCGGCGTGGCCGACGTCCTCGCGGAACGTGGTCCGGCGGCGGACGCCGCCCGCTCTCGGGGTGGATGGCGCCGAGGAGTCGCGCTTGCGCAGGCGCGGGGTGCCGCCGCGCGAGGCCGGCGAGGCGGGCTGCTGCATCGCTGCGCGGTTGgatccgtccgtccgtccgtccgtcgGTGGGCCGAGAGGTTCCGGTGGCGGGGAGGTGGGCCTGCGGGAGCGTGGCGTCGGTGGttggagaggagagggggagggagggcgcGCGCCTAAATTAGGAGGTGGACGAGCGCGCCTCGCGAGCGTGCGTGAGCACCGGCGAGCtggtttctttttttttttggctgaaatgtttcaaagtattatcctttttcttcttcttctttccaaaGGGCTATATTAGCTGCCAAGGTTAATTTTGTCTTAACATGTGTATAATTATGCGCCTTGGTCACCGTGTCAGAAATAATACAAGTTACataaaggaatggagggagtatgtaaTTGCATTCAAATCTTTTGGCTGAAATGTTTCAAAGTATTatccctttttttcttcttctttcggaAGGGCTATATCAGAGGCATGTTTGGAGGCTCTCCGGCTCCGCAACTCCACTCCCGGAATTGGTGATTTCAGGGAGCTGGGGGGTCATCGAACAGCTCCTAGATGTCCTTACAAACATACCAGTTCAGAAATATGCAATTGCATTCAAATCTTTTGGGGTGCAAACGTCTTCTTCCTCTGACATTCACTGATGATTCGTCGTTACCATGGCTCGATTGGGCATCTGACTTGGCGGATTAAACTTTTTAAACATAGGAGCTTACAGAAGCAGCGGTCAGGAAGTCGTCGATGTAGGTCTGGAGACGTCGGCCGCCTCGATATGTGAAGCAAATCACCGCCTGCGGAAGAAACTCCTGATAAGGGCACATACAAACTCCAAAAACGACGAAAGCCAACCGAAACCTAAACCGAACTGATTTCGGAAGACCCGTCGAAGAACGCCCCATACCAATGTTTCGCCGTCAGGATAGCTCGATTGTAGAGGATTAAACTTTTTAAACATAGGAGCTTACAGAAACAGCGACCGAAAAGTCGTCGATGCAGGCGAGAAGACGCCGACCGCCTCGATATGTGAAGCAAATTGCCGCCTCATAAAAGAAAACACTACTACGGACATGTAGAAACTCCAAAGATAGCGAAAGACAACCGAAACCTAAACTGCAcggaagtctttctagaggttttactaatgaactacatacggatgtatatagacatattttagagtgtaaattaattcattttgcttcgtatgtagacccctaatgaaatctcttaaaagacttatatttaggaacagagggagtagtaatcATGCTGGGCAACAAACACCAAACTCAACCACGAAGAAGAGAAAATTGACAGCGGTTCCTTTACCAAGCTAGAGATGAGATGTAACTTCAATTCAACACTGGATATCAAAGAACATCGTACAGAACCTTACCAGTTAGTTCTACATGATCATCATAGTCCGCAACGAAATACAACATGGCTCAGCAATGGTGCAACTGCACCTTCTGATTTATTAACTAGTTAGTACACCTTGGCTAGCCGCGTCTGGAGTTCCGCAGCTCACTTCAACCCCATCCCAAAGTCGCGAAAATGTTTCCCGGGACATAGCAAATGCATAAATATCAACAAGTGCAAACAGGGGTGTCTGATAGCATCAAGGTTCAGACATAATATCAAGGTTCTACAAACTATCAGGCAGCCAGAAGCCTGGTGGCTTCAAAGTTCAGACATGGTTCTACTAACATACGTACATGTGACTCATGATGTTGGCATCGTGTCTGCTGGTGCACACCATTGCTCATTATCACAAGCAACATTCCTAGCCAGGCAATGTTTCCAAGTAATCCGATAACACATGCTGGAAAAACAAACCCCAAACGTTTGACCGTTTTCCTACAGTACTCTGTTCTTTCAGCAATTGcaagtgttgataagaagaaaaaGGGCAGCTCAGATGAAAATTAACAGCACTTCCTTGCAATCACGCTAGAGCTCGATGTAGCCTCAATTCAAAACTGGATGACAAAGAACAATGTACTGAAGAACTTACCAATTAGCTCTCCATGATCATTATAGTCTACAATAACAATACAACATGGCCTTCTGATTCTTGAACTAATCAGTACACATAAGGCAGGATCCTCCAGGGCACGAGCTTGCAGTACTCTGCCCAGATGTCCTTGTACTTCTCCGCGCACCTCGCCTCGTCTCTTCTCTCCCTCCATATCAGCAGGATGAGCAGGTACGTCGGGTAGAAGTACGGGATCACGGAGCTGCATCAAAATTAAGGGTTCAAAGGCTATTCATGTTTGATCAAACATAAATAATTTGATTTTATGTATCACTTACCTCGCTCCACAAGGCAAGCTGAATGAGAGTGCCAGGAGTAGATCCCCAAGGTAGTTGCAGTGCCTTGCAATGCCCCTATACACAGCCAAAAGAGGggacttgttatttttcatttttacatTCAGGGCAGCAGCAGTTAACAACAGTGATTTGAAAAATCAAGGTTTGAAAAATCTAACATGTCTAGAAGAAAACTACTGTTTGGTAAAATGCAATGGTTGAATAAATCTGTCGTGAACATCATTAAGGTGCAGTGTGTTCCAAGTAGTAATAAATCATGTTTCTGTTGACTGTTTACCTACTGACTGACATTTGCTTTCCTTCAACTTTTCGTGTTTTgactaaacaacaacaacaacaacaaccaagcctttcagtcccaaacaagttggggtaggctgtgTTTTGACTAAACAGGACCAGCTAAATATTCAGAATGAAAAACAAAAAGTGCACACAGGCTCTTATTTTCTTTACATTATAAAGAGAACGAGGTCACTTGCAATACACGATGCTGCTGAAATAGCCAACAGTACACACTTTAGAAGACATATGCATAGACGAGTAGTTAGCAGGGAAGAAAACACATGCAGAGGTTCCACAAGATGCATGTAGCTTACCAGTAGCCAGACACAAGCAGCTTTCCCCCCACAACTTTGGGAGGTTTACCCCATATAGGAGCTTTAGGGTCcttcttgaacaaatgtttttgttTGTTGGCTCCTCTGAACACTAGATAACTGTGCAAAATGCAGTAAAGCTTGGTCAGAAATATTACAATGCAAGAAGCAGACTAGAGTAGAGCGTACATAATCGAACAGGGGGTTCATGAAGACATAGAAAAGAGTACCCAACAAGGAAAATGAAGCAGTTAGCAACGGAAGCCAAAAGTGGAAGCTCCACTTTGTTTCCCAGAAGCCACCAACCCTGGTCAACAAGTCATAAAATTTGGTAAGTAGCTCATTTGTCAATTCATAATTCAAAAGAAGAGACAGAAAAACCATTACATGAACCTGCGAATGTAAACTGAGAGAACAATTTAGGAATGATGCTATGGGTAAAGCATATTCAGTAGCGGCATGAGTAGATATTTGCACATTCAAATATATCATTTTTTAACAAATGGGAATATACATACCTGAATAGTGAAGGTAAAAGGAATGAAAACTAGATCACCAAACACCAGCATGAAACCCAACCTTTCCGCAATAATGTCCCATCTGGGAATAATAGTCAAGGGAATCACAGGAATGAAAAAAAAAATGAAGTACGAAGCTTCATGCTTGCCACCATAAGCCCCGTATTTATTCTATAGGCAACAAAACTGGCATATTGAAATTAATTCATCTATTTACTACAGTAGAAGACAACATGTACTTACGTGGAGGTCATGAATTCTTCATGAATGAAGTAATCTATAATATACCACTGCATGAAGAAACATAATTACTTTCATATATAATATTGTAACTGATGATCGAATAAGAAGATGTCAGCATTCAATACCCCACAAAAGAATTGGTAAAGAATGACTGCACGGTTAACTGAACCAGCTAGGTAGCTCTTTGCAAACAAAGAGAGGTTGATAAACAACCATGCCATCATTCCAGCCCTTATGAAAAAGAATCTGCAACCATAATGAACACGAGAAAAAACATTTATGATCAGGTCCATAGTTTACTCTGATTCATAATTTTTTACTGTCCTAGTGATAAAGTTATGCCGGGAAAGTTTTTGAAACTGAATATATAGAGTTAACATTCAACATTAACTTGTTTTCACGCTAATTGCCACCACAAAATAGGAATGATATGACCTGTGGAAACAATTATGCAGAGATAAAAAATAGCTATGCAGCATACCAAACTTCATTTCCAATTGTCCTTCAGCCTATAAGAAATATTCATTTGTATTCATGTATCTATATAAAAAAAAGAAGCTAGCATGTCTGTTTTTAAGGCAGGAGATCTCAACAAATTAACAACTTCTTGTTAATTTATCAATGGGTCAACAAGACCATTATCAAATAAATGGGAGTGGCTACACCAGCAAACCAATAACTCAATTTTCACAGCAATCATATGTCATCCGAAATTTCCCAAGAAGTGTCACAATTAGGTAAGAAAACAAGGAAGATATTGCCAACATACTTGAGGTCAACTCCCATAAAATGGGGATTAAGCTGCACTCCGAACCACCTGTTAGACAAAGTGGCACCTATATCATTAAACAAGAAAACGGAAGTGGAATAGACAAAGTGATATCTAACATCACTAAACAAGAAAACAGGAGTGGACTTCCGAAAGTACCAATCTTGTATGGAGCTCCCGGTAGTATGTGGTTTCAACGAAGAACTTTGATGGCGGGACCTTAACCCAATATAATAGAGCAGGAAAGTGACCTGAATGAAACATTAACAGATGAGTTAATCGGGAGAATGGCAGTATTtgatttgacccatttgtgaccaGGTGTTACACAATATTATGCGTTGAAGTTTAATACCATTGCCCAAGTCTGGCTTTATCATGCCCGAACTTGTGACAAGACTTCATCCACGTTTACCATCTAAATTCGTTGCCTTGCAGATATACAGACAAATCCATCCGTTTGCTGAACTTTGGCTGTGTTGAATTGAAGTGAAGGTGCATATGCAGAAGGTAGAAACTAGACATGCACATGACCAAACAGTTCAGTTAAAGTGTAATAAGGATGTCGAGGTAGGAAGTGGCACCTACAATGACACTGAAAATGAAGGTCGTCGACAGTAGCTCGAGTCCGCGGTCAGCCACAACCTGCAAGCAGGAAACAACGAACCTTAAGCTGGTAATAAATTCGTCAGAACATTTTTGAATCTCCCAAGTGCGCTTTGACTTGTGTAAATCTCCGGAATGCGATTTGCAGGAACTAGGAAACTGAATGCCGGCGTGTAGGAGCTAGTGGAGAGATTGAACAGAAGCTCACCGTGGGAGTCATCCAATCCATGTAGACGCCGAGCGAGGAGAGCCCCAAGAGCAGCAGGAGCGAGAGCAGACCTGCACAGAAGCGTCAGTCGGCTGAGCAGGCAGACAGACGGCGGAAGAAGAGAAACGTTTTGCGCCTTGGAGGGAGAGGGCACCATTGCAGCGGTAGTGGAGGCGGGAGGAGTCGGGGAGgacggcgccggcgacgagcttgccgGGGAGGACGGCGCCCGCGGCGGCGAGGTACGCGAGGTAGGAGGCCAGCACCACCGCCGCGCTCCGGGAGGGCGCCAGCGCCGCGAGCACGTCGGCCGCGTCCATCATCCGCGTCGCCGCGGCGAAAGGGGATCCCAAACTAGTCACTCCGAAGCCAGCTGCGGCGCGACGGATCCGGAGGAGGCCGGTGCGTTGCGGGGTCGACGGTGGACGGCGGGATGCAGAGGCTGCGGCGGCGAGACCGAGGCGGAAATTGGGGAAGCACGTGGATCTCAGTAAACAGGGAGTCAAATTGGCAGTGAAGATatcttttcaaaaacaaaaaacaaaaatggCAGTGAAGGTGGGCCTTAGGGGGGCCATTTCCGTCAGTTCTGTTTGAAgcgcagtttttttttttttttgaaataataatgCTATCCTTGAATTCGAACAGAATTTGCAGAAAACGTTTTTTTTAAACTAAATTTGCAGAAACAGTTCGGTGAACTTCATAGAAGCAATGTGATTCATGTAGGATGCCTCGGGAGGATTTATATTTATGTATAACTTGCCAACAAGATGCATGGCAAACAACTCCGTGTCTGTCCttatgtactactccctccgtttataaatataagtttaaaaaaaatcattaaacgAATATATACGGAATAAAATGAATGGATCTttgctttaaaatatgtctaatatatatttgtatgtagtcttctaataaAATCTGTAGAAAAActtatactcccttcgtctcaAAATTCATGTCTTAGATTTATTTACATATAAatttatctagtcacgttttagtattatgATACATTAATTTTTAAACAAACCTAAGAtaagaattttgagacggaggaagtattaagaacagagggagtagtactaTTGCTCAAGGTCTCACATGCATGGTTCAGTCCTTCAGAAATATATGAAGTATTTTAAATTTATGCGAATCACGTGA encodes:
- the LOC123451499 gene encoding delta(14)-sterol reductase, producing MMDAADVLAALAPSRSAAVVLASYLAYLAAAGAVLPGKLVAGAVLPDSSRLHYRCNGLLSLLLLLGLSSLGVYMDWMTPTVVADRGLELLSTTFIFSVIVTFLLYYIGLRSRHQSSSLKPHTTGSSIQDWWFGVQLNPHFMGVDLKFFFIRAGMMAWLFINLSLFAKSYLAGSVNRAVILYQFFCGWYIIDYFIHEEFMTSTWDIIAERLGFMLVFGDLVFIPFTFTIQGWWLLGNKVELPLLASVANCFIFLVGYLVFRGANKQKHLFKKDPKAPIWGKPPKVVGGKLLVSGYWGIARHCNYLGDLLLALSFSLPCGASSVIPYFYPTYLLILLIWRERRDEARCAEKYKDIWAEYCKLVPWRILPYVY